The genomic window TTCCTGTTGGACTCTAAATGAGTGTATGCAGATTATAATAGGAAAATGTTCATGCTTTTTGAACTTTTTTGCTGATGTACATGCTATTAGAATACTCTGCATGCAGCACTTACTCTTTTTTGTAATATACTGTATAGTTGAATATAATGGTCTGGACAGGGACATGATAGTTCCTTGCAAACTTATTGCTGGAATTAGGGTTGCTTGTGCCCAGCATATCTCTAGTCCCTTTGGCTTGAAGTCTAGTGTCTCTTTTTCCAGTCCTGCTTCTCATGGGTGACAGTGCTCTCTCCTGGTTTGCAAGTGCATCCCAGTGCTGTCTGAGGCCCCTGTGATGTGTGTACATGGTGAGCATGGGATTGGTAGTCATTAGCCCTTAGGCTCTGTATTTAAGTATTAAGCAACTCCTAAACTTAGCATAACAAGTGTGAGCTAAATATAGAACATACAGGCTTTGCAAGAGCAAACCAAAGCTTGGCTCTGGAGCTTTGTGCAATAGAGCTTACCAGAAGCTTAACATTAGACATGTCTTTCAATTTAATTCAATGAGACAGGTGTGTATTGCAGACTTCACTCTAAGTAACTGCTTGAAGCAGTGAATCTACAGTTCTTCAGATTATCTGAGTTTGCAGGGCTAGTTGTACAACCAGTTGTGTAAGCAGGGTAATAATCTAAGTCTGAATCTCTAAAGCTAATTACTTGAAGCTTTTGGCTAAGATGACTATGTAGTACTTTGGCTTTGGACTTAATGTTTTTCCTGGTCTTTCAAAATCCATTTGTTCCAACTTATGCACTGGTGTTTCATGGCTCTACCAGAAGTCTGTAGTACTACTTGTAACAGGAGGTGCATGTTTGGCTTCTTCTAGGCATCAACATCACTTTCCCAAGAGACTGAGAAATACACTTCCCAGCCACTGTATCAGACAAGTTCACGTATTTCTGAGCCACTGATACCTAAAAAGATTGAAATTGCCCAGGTGAGCTATCATAAATATAAGTAAAGTGCATATATTTGTTGCTGAAATGTAAGGCTCTAGGCATGTTCCTTTTGACTTCTGATACCCATAAATATTGGTATTCTAAACCAACACTTGATTTGGCCTTCTGCACAGATGAGAACTAATGCTGGTTAATACTTCGTCTGGACAACtcatcattttttaaaatctgaaacatGATTaggttgggaagggaaaaaaaaaagaaacctcttAAACTTTCTAAATTCTTCCAGTAAAGAGAAGTCACTCTTAATATCAGGCAGAGAATTGTCTTTCGGTAAATGGAACAGAAAGTATTCTGTTTCCTGAGTGATGAGAAATACCTAATGCCTCTTTATTGTGAAATTATTGCAATGAATGGTATGTATAGTAGCTCATAGGCACAATTCACTTAATCAGCAGAGACTGCAATAGAAGTACTGTTTGCTGAGGATGCACAGCAAGATTTGAAATTGTAAGCAAAAGCTATTTTGTAGCTCTACTATGTCCAAATGTCATCCTGTAGAAACTGCTGACTTCTGTCAGTCTAGGCTTTAGAACAAATTAACTGTTACTGCCTGATAATTATCAAGTGACCTTTCATTACATTTGTTCTTCCCCCAGGCAACTATTCCCCTCCCAAGTGAGCCACAGTCACCATTGCCTACTTCAAGCACCCCCATGCCATCAGTACCACCAGCACAAAGCTTTCAGTCACCTCCAGCAAGCAGCAGTTCTGTTACAATAACAGCAGCTCCCTTTCAGGCTATGCAGACTGTAAGTATGCAACTTGAAGCCACACAAAAATTATTGACAATGTTAGTAACTTGGGACTAGTACTGAGAAACTGGCTCCCCTTGGTATAGAACTTCTATTATTTTGCAGATCATTTTATGTCAATGTTAAAACCCAGGTTAGAACTCTGCTTCTCCAGGGCCTTCAGAACTTAAAACAGATCATCTAAGAACAGAGATTGTGGTTTTGCTCTGTAGAGTCCCAAAATCTAATACTGGGATATATGAGTAACCTCAAGGAAGTAAGGGAGAAGTCAGGCCTGAAATGGACAGATTTATAACTGTGCCTCAAGGTAAGGCTGACTGTACTTAAACTGTACTTAGGAGTAGATTTCAAATAATAAAGACTGCATAGGAGAGAAGGAATCCTGAAGTATATAGCTGTTAGGACAAAAAGCTTTCTGAAGCCTGAAtttgtcttgttgctgtttaAATGATTTTCTTCAGTGGAGTAAAACTCAGTCCACTGGAATCATGGAAGATGTGTCCTTGATAAAAGACTGGTGTAGCTCATTATTCTCTCTTGTTAACAAGTCTTCAGTATACATGGAATATCTAAAAATAGACCCCGCAGTCTGGGTTGTTTATGGCAAATAGAGAACATTAGTAATGATGTATGGACTGAAAAAACAGTATCTAATACTGCTGCTGTCTGGTAATCTGCAGTGCAGGCTTAGAGGGGCTCAGAGAAAGAGTCTCCATTTAGCTGTTAATGTTGTCACTATCTCTGTACTTGTTCTTACTTACTCCTCTGATACCTTCTTCAAAGATGGTAAACACTCACTTAATGCTCTTGCTCAAAACAAAGCTTAGAAAGGGGCCACTGATTCTCCAAAGGTGTTTTCCATTTGAACAAATGTGCCTATGGAGTTTTACAACTTGCTGGACAGTATCCTCCAGTATTGAGACATAAGTAATAGGATTTGGTGGAAGAAGGTAGGTAGCTAATAGTCACTCAAAGCACAGGAATTAATAACTAAAACTTCAGGGACATACTGATGTGGTCTATAGTAAAATCACTGCATTGACTTTTTCTGTTTGGTGTTCTGTATTTGTAGAAGAGTTTCAAGAAGAATCTACCTCAGAGGTACAGATTTTTGACACACATTGCAAATAAGGCAAGTGGTGGTAGGGAAAGCAGTTCTTTCTAAGGTGGATCTATTTAAATCATGCTAAGTGGCTAGGTGGCGATTTTTCCTGAAAGTGGAGAAATAGCACCATGCTATGATCAAGGAATCCAGAGTCTTTTGGGCACCCAATCTTATAGGATAAACATCCATCATGGTATAAATATGGAGTCTTGGTCTCAGTCATTCTGACTATGTCTGTGTTGAGTGCTTTGATCATAGTGGTACCACTGAAAATTCACTTGAACTAATCCCATGTTTTCAGATACATTAAATGTTCAAGATTTCTCTTGGGATTTTTGGGTAAACCTAGCAAGCCTCTGTGACTAGATTGCTAATATGTTCATTCCTCTTGTAGTGGTAGCAGTCCTTAACCTTGCAGCGCAGGCGTTTCTTCTACCCTACATTGCTTAGATTCTCACTGCTGCCAGGAAAACACAACCAGAGGATTTGAATCGAGAGTCAGGACTCAGACAGTTCTTTGCCAAATAGTGGTATCCCAGTGACAGTAATGAAAGTATCTGATTATGTGCCCTCAGATGCCAGAACAATAAGCACAATAGCAGCAATAGGAAGATTAAAGGCTGACCTGACCTGTAGCCCTAGTTCTTTATTAGAATTCCACCTGTAACATTTGCTGTAGGAAAAAGTAGACCACTTGCTACAAATGCTTCAGGGTGTGGGTGTTGATGGCCTGACTCCACAGTATCCTCAAACCCCTTAGAAAGAGGATTGCTTTGGATCACTTTTTCACCAGATGAAATgatctaaaataaaaacacaacacCTCCCCTGCCTAAACAGAGcctgttttgttttacagtGGCCTAAAATTCATGCTCAGCACTTCAGTATCATGAGGAGTTTCTGTGCTGTTGCCCTCTTAGAGACAGGATTTAGTTTCTTGACCCTAGAAATATGTTCATTTCCTGCTTTAATTATAAAGGCTTCTGAAAGCGACAAGAATTGTCAAGTTGTGAAGCTGTTCCTTGCATCTTGCTGTAGTTTTGCCCTGGTCTATCTTCAGAGACTTTATAGTCATGGAAAATGGTCAGACATACCTCTAGACCTGGTATCAGTACTGCCGACAGCTCTTTTTGTGAAATTTAGACCATTTTAcacaaaacagttttctttcctatttgATGTTGATGTAGTCACTTGCCAGCATCGTTTCTGGTAACTTCATGTTACTGGTTATAAAGTTAATACAGGCACTGGAGCAACTGAGCTCTGGTTGATTAGACTCAATTATCAGTAGTATCTGCTCATTATAGTGCCCAGGCTATAACACGGGAATTGCAAGACTGTTACTTAGGTTGTGTTTACTCTCAGGAACTTTTTAAGTGAGTTGGAGAGTTGAGGCCCAATTTACCAAAGTAGCAAAGGCTGTCTAATAGGGTGTTTGAGTGGATAGTGTTATATTGGGTTCCAAGACATGTATAAAGACCCAGAGTCTTCCCAAATAGGAGTATCTCCTCTCAGTATAGGCTGTCCCAGCTTCAGGTTGAGCTCAGGACAGGTGAATGAACTTAATAGCAGATTTcctaaagaaggaaaacagcttATTATGTGGTAATTTTTCAGTTGATTGAGTAGTTATGATTAATCAAGCTGTTTCTTGGGTAGTAGCCATGTAAACAGGTGTGTGGCTCTGTAAGTTtactgagagggaaaaggatgGGTTTATGTACAATATCTTTGATTATTTCTAAGAAACAGTTGGTGTTCCAGAAAATATATGCTAAAAAGCATATGGATTTGAAGCACAGCCTAGCAGGGTGGTGGCACTAGGCAGAGACTTTAGCTGGTAGTGTTGAGCACTTGTCTTCAAATATGTTGTAGGTATTTAAAGTGAATGCACCACTGCCTCCGCGTAAGGACCAGGAAATGAAAGAGGATTCTTCGTATTCAGCAGGATATAACCAGAGTTTCTCTACAGCAAGTACACAGACTCCTCCTCAGTGCCAGTTACAATCTTCTCATGTTGCAGAACAAACCTCTCTTTCACAAGAATCTCTGTCTTCAGGTGAGAACTGCACTTGGATCTGTATTTCAAGTAGTCTTTAAATATCTTCAGTTTATAATAGTATTTTCATTCATTATCATGTACTGTGAGTTCTAACTCAGTGAAATTCTTAACAGGTGCTACATAAGTGTTTAACATTAGGTTTACATCAACTCTAATGTAGTCAGTAGTATATAAGCTTAATTTCAAAACTACTAGCAGGATGAAAGGCTGTTTCAAACTTATTTCTATACTAGATAAATAGACTGTCACCTACATGCTTAAATTTCCCTGTATGTGAGACATTCAAGTATGTAGTGATACTTGTCAGTCAAACAATCATTTGCTTGGAATTGAAGCAATGATTAAATACTCTTATTTGGAACCATTAATTTGGTAATAGTGCTGTGTATTGCTGGGACTTCCTGAATGTTAAGTATTCAACACAAACCTGACCGGCTTGACATTCAGATAGTGCAGTGGGTGGATTTATATAGCTGACCCTAAATTTCATGCAAAACTAGCCCCTAAATGTCTGAAAGAGGTTTCAGATGAAAGAAAGTGACAACTAGGGATCTGTATTGATAATGGTATCTAATCAAATGTCTCAAGGTCACTTAATACTACCAGGTTTTTTTATTAGAGTGATTTTCTTGTGACTTAGACTAGAAAAAGACTGATAGTGTGTGAAGTCAGTGAGACAGATGAAGATTAAGAACTCAAAGAATAATATAAGTATAGAAGTCAGGAATGCATGTTTAGCTTCAATGTTCCTCATCACTGAACCTACAGGTGATCAGCCTTCTGTACATTTTTTTGATGGCAATAATCATATTTTGATTAGCCTTGTGCAgtggccctgcacagacctcCCAAAAGGGTTTAAACTgttgctctgaatcagttttaaGCTGCTTGGGTTGATATAAAGCACGGACCAGTGGAAATATATTCATGATTGCAAAGTCTGTATTTAAAGCTTGCCCCCTAACCACTCTGAGTGAAACGTGTTCTTGAATATGTGTTACTTGGGGCTGAACTGCCTAATAAGATGTATGTTGCAGAAACTGAACccaaaaatctgttttccataGTTATCTTAGACTGAGTTTGTCATTTTGAAGGATGTCAATACTGAGGTGATCTAGTTTATTAGATAAACCATTGAGGTCTTGCTAGTAGAACAGTCTTGGTTCCAAGTGAGAATTCTTAATCAAATGTCATGATTCTAATCTAAGTTGGGTTTTCTCATGGTGCTCCAAGCTTGTTCTCACCTGTGCAACTGACTCTTGTTGAATGCATGTTGTAGAGGGTTACACTGACAGCCTGGGCTGTCTACAGTAGGCTTTAATAAGTATTATACTCTACAAAACTAAGGGAAGGACTCTCGAGATCCTACTTGAAGTAAGGAAGGAGCAGAAGATCAGAATATTCAGAGCAGCTTAATTTGTCTCTGAACATCCTAATGTTGCCCTTGCTTCTAGTTGTGGTAACTTAGTGCAGTTACAAAAAGCTTTGAATTCATCTATGCCTTCTGTTTTAAGCAGTGAACTATCAACCTGATGGAGCTGTTCCTGTTAGCAATGGTAGCCTTGCCTATTATCCGGCACAGGCTAATGTTATTCCCAGACCCCCTCAGCCTTACCTTAACAGTCGTGGGTCTGTCAGAGGATCTGCTAGAGGTGGAAGGTCACTGGCTAATTCATACCGCTCCCCTGGTGGGTATAAAGGTATGCCTGTATTTACTACTaccttacaaaaaaaaaaaatctgcagttcTAACACCAGAATGTGATTTAACACAATGCTGTATTGAATTCAGGTTCTGTATGTGAAACTTCTTAAACAAGACTTTAAGGGCAATGTGCAGAGAACAGGGTCCTCTTGTAGAAATAAAGGAAGTTCATTCTGACTTGTAGACCCTGTACTTGTGATTGTCAGGTCAAATGGCAGAGCAATTTCATAGTCTTCCTGATTCTGAAGGTAGAAACTTTCACTTATAGGTTTTTAGATTACTTAATTGAATGGACTTCTCTGTTTGCTCTTTCATTTACTGTTCTGAACTTTTCACCTGCTCTATTCTTTCTCTTGGCATCTGTCTTGCTGTCTGGGCAGGCATTTTTCTTGTCAGATATCTCTTGCGGTATTTGCCCAAACCAAGATAGTCTTTGCTGAGCACTGCTGGCTTTAATATTGCCAGCAGAAACCAGGATGGGGAGAGGGTCCTAGTAGTGAAGAGCCCTTATAGATCAGTAACAAACTGAAGAGTTTTAAGAGGAGGATTATTTGGTCTCTGCAGACCAGTTGGCTCTTGTGCTACTAGCTGAAGTACTACAGAAAGTTTCAGCTGACTTTAAGCAGATACTGACTTAAGGTGGTTGGTAGCTGTGCTCTATTCCACTTTCAAGTGGAAGGGTACTTAGTCTGAGATAGTTTCTTCAGTTATTGGGCTGAGCCTGCTCAGCACCTGGTAGGAGGAATGTGTACCAAATGATGAGTTCAGTAGTTCTAACTTAACAGCAGTTAAGGATTTGGTGGTGTCTGCTATGAAATTGCTTCCATTCCTCTTtggtatttaaataatttcttgcattcctcctttttatttgaattatttttaatattacttatggtatatttattatttatttaaattattttatttaaatatttattgtatttatttttatttaaataatagcTTACATTAATAGCATAAATTAATAAGTTATTAGCTAAAGAGGTGAACTATTAGCACCAAAATGTATAACAGTAGTAGCAGTGTAATAgcaaaagaaagtatttctaaTTCTCTGTTAAATCTTGTTTCTGGGttttcagctgttctgtgaAATCCCATTAATATTACAGGTAGTTGTTGGGGTCTgatgttaatatttttaaacatgcaATTTTGATATATTCACAGTGGACAGTTATGAGTAGCTAATGAATTGCATTTGTTATAACTGTTCCAAATTCCAAATTGGAGAATAGCTGTCTTAATGCATAACTTAGTATGTATAATTGCCAAAAAAGAGCTCTAGTTGTGTTCTGGACCTGTACTATAAACCAAACAATGAATAATATTGAATAATCAACTTTATTTGAACAGGTTTTGATGCTTACAGAGGTTCATCTTCAATAACAAATGGCAACTATGGCCAGCTACAGTTCCCTGGTAGAGATTATGCTGGAATGCCATATTCTCAGAGGGTAAGTATTGACTTGGTTTCCAGTAGCCTTCCACTGTACAGCAGTTAAGTCTTCTAATATGGTAGTTTTTCATGATTTTAACAGATGAACTTGCAAGCTAGAGGTTAGTATTGTTTCCTAGACAAAGTCCTTTTTTTGGAATGGTAGACAGCAGTTGAATTCAGTTGAATGTCAGTTCAGACAGATAACATTTCTCTATGACAAGTTGATTTTAGTCAGAAAGGAATCTTTGAAACACAGAGAGATGGTAAATAAGATGTTGTGTGagtgtttcattattttaaatgttaggACACTAAAATGCCTTTGTAATGTAAAATAATGAGCTCCTAAATGGACTGGATGAGAATGTGgctaggcaaaaaaaaaaaatcaaacaaaaacaaaacaccaaaacagtAAGAAAGCAAAGATTTCTGGTGGGAGGAGGGTCTATGAGTCTTCTCTACAGGCTCATGGACTTCTGGCAGACTTGAGATTTTAAAGGTATTGCTCTGTGAACTCAACACATAGTTTAGAACCTAACTTGCTAAAACAAGCATCAAAATGGCTCTTTAATTTTATACAAGCTATTATAGAAGTAAGTTTTTTATAAGTAAGACTGTTTATCTGCATCTTATTTCTAAACTCATTACTGTCTATTCTAGAGATTAAATTTTTTGTGCAAAAAAAATAGCGTATTTGCCTCACTTGATGTCAGATTTGCTTAATGCCATCTCCTAATACTTCTCATTTAGGATGTTAATTACCAGCAGTGCTATAAACGAGGTGGGATAACTAGTGGCCCTCGAGCAAATTCAAGAGGTAAGGCTAAGGTCAGGTTCCCAGTGGGTGTGGCAGCTGGGGTGTTAGTATGAATAGTGTGAAGAACAGTACACCATCACTGACCTAACAGGTCATTCTTAGTGTAAATTAACTCATCTGGGTGAAAGCTTCAGTACTTGGACAGCATTGCACAGCATCAGATTTCATTTTACTGTTCTCAAGTTCAAGTCTTCATGTGTCAAAGCTCTGACATAATGATACCTTACTGAACTTCACAAATAAATTGACTAGAAAACACCCATTTGGCTTCTTCCCTTAGCTGTGTATTCTCTCTTGATTCTGTGTAAGATATCAGGTCCCAGAGACTTAGTAAGGTAAACTTTTCTATGGAAAATAGTGTGTTTGGTAATAGAGGTTTATTCTGTACTTCGATGGTGGAGTATAAAAcctaaagaaataaataaggcTAGTTGTTTGAATCCAAGCACAAACAGCATATATTTTGAGAAGCTGTAAACAAGATTTTCCAGCACATACAGTAGGATTAAAAGCTGGACTTCCAGTACTACAAGTGAAATGTGAGGTGAATAGTAGCTGTAGATACTACTTTAGAGAACAGAGGGAATTTATGGCATATCCTGGAAGCTTTTTTAAGATAAGCAGGTCATCTCTCATTTTGAGGGAGGATTCATAGAATATATTTTAGAAGAGAACTAAATATGAGATTGTGGTGAGTTAACTGTTGACAAAATGCTCATTAGCATTAAGATCTTACAGCAACTTCtcttagttttatttattatctttTAAGGTGTTGCTTTCCAGTGGAAATAACAATGGTTTGCAACTTGACTGTGATTGCTTTAAATTTCTCAGATCTACTAGTGTTTTCATTCTAGACCCTTTTAACTTAGATATTTGAAAAGATTAAATGCTTCATTTTGAGTAGTGCAGAAAGCTTAAAAGTAACTACTTGTCAGACTTAAAATATTCTAGCATTGTAAGTTAAAACCTACTAAAGATAAAACTCTAGAACAGTGTGGAGTAACTTGAAGTGAAAATTCAGATCTTGAAGGTGACTAAATGACTATGTGGCTCTAACTTTGTCAGTGTTTTCAGAAATTAGACTTTAACTCCCCTCAGAAGTTAACATATGCTTTGTATGCTGATGCATGTGACAAACTAAAGCTAAAACTATTGCAAGCTACTACCCTGTCCTACTTAGCAGTATAAGAAGTAATTGCTTGTAGCTAAATTATGTCCCATTTTGCTGAATGCAAGTGGGATGAATGTAAACCAGCTTCCAAGTTCTGTTCTCACAGATATCCTTTAGCTTTCTATGGCTGAAAGACAAATCTGTTGCAAAGCCTGTACATTTGCTGCTCAAGATTTTCTGCAGGCTTAAGCATATCCTTCTGTTATAATACTGACTGCTGCTAATGATTTTTAACAGCAGGGTGGAGTGACTCCTCTCAGGTGAGCAGTCCAGAACGAGATAATGAAACCTTTAACAGTGCGGACTCTGGGCAGGGAGACTCCCGCAGCATCACCCCTGTTGATGTGCCAGTGACGAGCCAGGCTGCCACCATACTTCCAGTGCATGTCTACCCACTCCCACAGCAGATGAGAGTCGCCTTCTCCGCTGCTCGAACATCCAACTTGGCCCCTGGAACTCTAGACCAACCCATTGTGTTTGACCTGTTGCTGAACAACCTTGGAGAAACTTTTGATATCCAGCTTGGTAGGTTCAACTGTCCAGTGAATGGTACCTATGTCTTCATCTTCCACATGCTGAAACTGGCTGTCAATGTTCCGCTGTACGTGAATCTCATGAAGAATGAAGAGGTCCTCGTGTCAGCATAtgcaaatgatggggctccGGATCATGAAACAGCCAGTAATCATGCAGTCCTGCAGCTGTTCCAGGGGGATCAGATCTGGTTACGTCTGCATCGGGGAGCCATCTATGGAAGTAGCTGGAAATACTCCACCTTTTCGGGATACCTCCTTTATCAGGACTAAAATCCAGTGCGATGTTTACAAAAGAGCTGCTCCAAACACCTTGGTGGAGGGGGGTGGGATTAGCTTTGCACTTACTACTGACTTTATAGAGGATATGTGGTTCCATTATTGGGGGGAAATGATGGTCCTGTTGTGCAAGGTGAAATCATGGAGTTGGGGTACTGAATCAGCACTAATTTGGCACTTTATCAGTTGTGATGTAGCCTTGCTAATAAAGCTGTGAATGTATATTGTTTGCACTTACCCTAAACTGTATTAATGTCCAGCTTACTACACTATTGATTGCCTCAAGTATGGGCTATTCACAATGCCTTGTTGTGCCTCAATAAAACAAGTTAATATGCATTTTAGTATTAATCTTGCTCATGATTTTAAAGTATATCACTGAGCGTATTCATGATGTGGGCTGTAAATGAATACTATGTAGAACTGGTCTTCAAGTTTCAGTCATTCAGGGTAATCTGTTGCTTGATGCCCTTCTTGAGTGTTCCCTTGATCAAAATGAGTTCAAGATTTAATTatataccttttttctttttaactgaaaGGTCAAGAAATGAGAAGTGAAATGCTACATACTTAATTAGGACTACTTATTTCAAATACATATCCTGTCAAAATCT from Pithys albifrons albifrons isolate INPA30051 chromosome 3, PitAlb_v1, whole genome shotgun sequence includes these protein-coding regions:
- the CAPRIN2 gene encoding caprin-2 isoform X4, whose amino-acid sequence is MVQLSQAPFHRPSSPSGRSEEGEKRMKAAKQQVTPSGESSAPASPLQSALSTAASPSQAYETYIDNGLICLKHKIRNIEKKKLKLEDYKDRLKKGEALNQDQLEAVEKYDEVVHNLEFAKELQKTFSGLSQDLLKAQKKAQRRESLLKLEAEKKKLRTILQVQYVLQNFTQEHVQKDFKGGMNGAIYLPSKELDYLIRFAKLTCPERNENLSVEDQMEQSSLYFWDLLEGSEKPVVGTTYKHMKDLLSKLLDSGYFESIPTPRTAVPVKELEEEVNRKSEKARQSLKGEPLKEPESIMELMKSEIQPQEVPKPVHQPAAEFCSTSTLPKDPVLRREKLQDLMTQIQGTYNFMQESILDFDKASPSAIGSSQAPSVTPASSPVASKDQKLPSQSDFLQQPLQAAASSMALHSSNTSLASADHTLAGSETGDLVTPQTPQASTSLSQETEKYTSQPLYQTSSRISEPLIPKKIEIAQATIPLPSEPQSPLPTSSTPMPSVPPAQSFQSPPASSSSVTITAAPFQAMQTVFKVNAPLPPRKDQEMKEDSSYSAGYNQSFSTASTQTPPQCQLQSSHVAEQTSLSQESLSSAVNYQPDGAVPVSNGSLAYYPAQANVIPRPPQPYLNSRGSVRGSARGGRSLANSYRSPGGYKGFDAYRGSSSITNGNYGQLQFPGRDYAGMPYSQRDVNYQQCYKRGGITSGPRANSRAGWSDSSQVSSPERDNETFNSADSGQGDSRSITPVDVPVTSQAATILPVHVYPLPQQMRVAFSAARTSNLAPGTLDQPIVFDLLLNNLGETFDIQLGRFNCPVNGTYVFIFHMLKLAVNVPLYVNLMKNEEVLVSAYANDGAPDHETASNHAVLQLFQGDQIWLRLHRGAIYGSSWKYSTFSGYLLYQD